DNA sequence from the Macrobrachium nipponense isolate FS-2020 chromosome 26, ASM1510439v2, whole genome shotgun sequence genome:
TAGCTGCTCTCACATGCAACAGTGAAAAACTTCAAACATAGTTCTTGCACCTGCTGTTTTAGCTGGAGCAATAATCTCTACAGATTGGagaaagaatagaatagaatttagggcaaaggccaacaagcactgggacccaggAAGTCATTCAGCAgcaaaacagaaattgacagttaaaagagGAAACCCTAGCATTAGCAATATAAACTGTTAAGAGACAGGGAAGTAAGACGAGACACAccatgaaaagaggtacagtaaaaggaacgaaaggggttgcaggcaCACTTTAAAGAACCTTCATCcaatgcactgacggcaatatccCCGCCATGGGTAGTACACAGATTTGATTTATTGTGTATGCAACTCAAAGTCAACTTGATGGTGGGTGACTACAGCATACGCATCTGCAGTGtaaaaatctgggaattcaatcTTAGCAACAATTTTAGCAGCACTAGTTAAAAGACTACAGCTGTATTACCAAAATTATCACACAGAGACAAATGTTAATTGATGATGGGAGCCTAGACAGACACCGACTTGTTGCATAACCTGCAATTCTTTCATGAACTACAACTttgggaaaaatattttacaatttataaAAATGTTGCTAAAGTATCCATATCAgtgaataataaaatacatttactaAAGTATCCATATCTGTGAATAATAGAATACATAAGGAATTGCAGAATAaatttttgctttctctaaatTGTTAACACTGTGCTACATCTACAGGGTTTACTTTTACTCAATTGGAGATGGTACAGACAGTTtgtaaatttttacttttaattatttaagATTTCATGAATGACCAAATCAGCAAACCCAACTCATACAATTTCATGGtaaactgtatgtatgtatgtatatatataatctctctctctctctctctatatatagatatttatatatattatatcatatatataatatatatatatatataataatctatatatataggtatgtatgttaaACGCAAAAACCTATCCAACTCAATGTTACTAACTCGCTGTTCCTAGAAGACTGCCGCAGGTCCAATCATTCACGGCCTACATTTCttgtgatgacgtcatggcatgtcacgtgacgtaccacgtgatacatgcgcacagattgtataacgaatatacatatacaaaatagaatattttatttagctgcatatcttacgttatatgcagaaacactaacactctcccCATTCTTTCTTTGTCTTGGAAGGAGAGTTTTAACTGCTGTCGTCTCCATTCATCTCTGCTGACCGCAGCACGTAGCTGCTCGGTCGACGCCCCTCTCTTTGTCAGACAATCAGCAAGTTGCTGTGATGTATCTACCCAGACCACTTCCGTAATTTCACCACGTTCTAGCATGTCTCGCAAAACAGCTATGTCAATTCTCAATCTCTTATCTTCCACATTCTTGTAGGAATGAAGAGCGTCAATGAGGCTTTTATTGTCaacgaaacattttattttcatgctcCTACATCCAGAAATTTCGCACAGAATTCTAGCCAGGTATACTGCAGTCTCTGCACATTCCAAAAGCGCCATTGTTTCAGCTGATAGGGTGGACTTGACCACATCTtctaatttttcttgtttgccaGAATACTGGACATCTCTCCATATCATTATCCCGTAAGAAAATCACGAATCCTCCTTGTGATCCATTTCCTTTTAAGTTGGCAAACGAGGCATCGGAAAAACACTCGAGGTGACACTCTTCAAGATTCCTCATCCTTGGCATATACAATTTAACATTATCAGTCTTTACTCTCTCTATGACTTTGAGGAGTCGCATTAAATCTGACACTGTTGCATTGCAACGTAACCCACTTAACTCACACGTGTCAAATGAAATGTCAGGTCTGGTGTGAGTAGCAATCCAGCTTAACTGTCCAATCATAGCTCTATACTCTGATTTCTCCGAGTCAGACAGCTCTGCAGACTTCACCGCAGCCCGTTGTCTACTCACAGGTATTGGTTTCAAGGTCATTGCATACTGAAACTGGTCAAGAGCTATGCTGCCATTCTTGTTTGATACAACATTTATTCCAACGTACTTGAAGGCCTTAGTCTCTGAGCTCCCTATGGTGAATGTCTCTCTCAACTGATCAATCACTTGTCGCTTAAACTCTGGTGTTCCTGCCCACAAAAAATCATCGACATGAATGCACACCACTCCTTCAGCTTTGCCGTCACGTAACCAAAACAGCGCCGGATCAAGTGTACACACTTTAGCTCCCAGATTTAGCAGCAGATTTTTAACACTCAAATACATGTTGAGTGGCATCACACAAGCCGTAAACAGTCTTCTTTAACCTCCACAGCTTACCTTCATCAAACTCTGGTGGAGGACGCAGGTGTACAATTCTTTCAATCTTGTCCCCATGCAGGTATGCTGCTTTTATATCCATTGTGTGGCAGTCCCAGTGACGTGTAGCGGCCAGTGACAAAGCCAAACGCACCGCCTCCTTGGAGCACGTAGGAGAATCTTTTTTTCAAATCTGTGCTGTCTTCTTCAAAACCTCTCGCAACTAAACGAGCTTTCACCACTGGTTTTCccccttttaatttttcagtaataacCCATCGAACTGATAGTGCATCTTGTCCATCATTATTCACCTCTTCATAGACATCATTATCCTTCCAGTTCTGAATTTCTGTTTCCTTGGCACTTAAGACTTGATCCGAATTAAATAGAACCATCATCTCAGTGTTGTCATCAACAATCTCTAAATCACTAAAATCTTTACTCAAATCCGCCCAAGAGATACTTCCATCATAGTCCACTTTAAATTATAACAGTTCTTGTATTTTCCAGTAGCTTTACCGGCTCGACTGACAATTTTACCCGACCTgaattcaccactttcaacgtgtaTACCTCTTACCCTTTCACCAACTGAAAGCCTTGATGTATCCTTTGATGCTGCTTCTGTcgctatttctatattttcactcTCTGCATATTCAGATGCATCCACCTCTTCGATCTCCACTTCTGCGGACTTATTCACAGACTCTTCATCCTCAGAGTCTTCCTcacacaactcatggttgtaacaAAGCGAcgcttgttttctttcctcttgcacTGTCTCTGGAGCAACGCTACACATATCTTTCACTATTGGGCTGTTAGCGGGAGGATGCGCTAACCTACACTCGTGTACTCTTACGTAAACACCACCGTGTCGCACAAAAACTTGCTTCCCATCCTTGCCAATAACAATACCCGGGCCATGCCATTCAGggctgtcatttcttttataaaatacttCATCACCATTTTCGAGTTCATTGACATCACTTGCACGTATGTTGTGTCGCAAAGCTCTCCTCAAACGTTCACTTGATTCTGATTTGATGAACTCCTGTCTAGCCAAGTGTAATGCATTTAAATTGTCTCTCACAATTTCTGATGTACTAAATTCTAAAGCTGGTGGGTTATTCGTGTACACACTGGGTAATCCAGGATTATGACCGAAAACAAGCTGGTTGGGTGCGAACCCTGAGTGATTGGATAACGCATTTCTTGCAGATATTGCCCATGCCAAAGCCACTTCCAAGCTACATTTACTGTCATCCATAATTTTCCTGACAGTGTCGCCAATCACAGCATTCTGTCGCTCGCACACTCCATTGCTCCATGGACTCTCTGCAGAGGTTGTCATCACCTTGATGTTAAATGTTTCTCCTAGCACCCTCATATCATCATTATTGAATTCACAGCCATTGTCTGTTAGAATTTTTTGCGGTGCACCAAAAATACTAATCCACTTTTTAAATAACTCACTCACAATGGTTGTTCCACGCTTGTCACTAATGACTGTGGCAGCACAGTACCTGGTTGCCATGTCTATGATCAtaccaacaaatatttctttCCCCAAATCTTTAAATCCATTGCAATAGCTTCATTAAACTTACTCGCCATGGGGATGCACACAACAGGACGTGGTCTGGCCTTCTTTAGCTTGTGACACACTTCACACTCTATGTTTACTTTTTCAATggcttttttaatttccaaattattaATGCCAGCATCTTTCACAAGTTTAATTAACCTTGAAGCTGTAGGATGGCCAAACTGTTTGTGTAGTTTCAAAGCAGTCCTTCTCACATCGCTTCCCCACAGTGTTGCCAGCGCTATGGTTTGGCAACACTCTCCTAGTCAAGCTGACACCGGCATTAAATAATGACCCGATGACGATGTCTTCAAATCAATAAATTTCCCACACACATTTACCTGATCTGTTCCAAAGTTTATGATCATtttagccttcttcattgagcgtTTACTCAACAATAGTGGTATGTTACAACTCACCACGTCTGTAGTTACGGTAGCGCTGATTCCGCCAATAGAGCAAGGAAGACAAACACGTTTGATGGAAGACACTATATTACCACTTGCAAACGTGAATGTGGATGATGATTCATTTTCCACAATCTTTTTACGTTCATAATCGCTTAAACCACAAACAAAATTACTCAACCAGTCAACTCCACACACCGTAGTTGAGCAACCTGAGTCCAATAACGCACATCCCTTGGCCTCATCTACAAGCTTATTAAGTTTTCCTTCCTTATCGCCATTTCCTGTGTACCCAACAAACAGGGACACGTGAACACTTTCACTGTTTGCTTCCGAAGATTTTTCACCTTTTTCGTTGCCTTCCGAACCTCCGGAATTTTCGTACGCATCTGGACAGTAACGAGCCCAATGGAATCGTGAATCACATATTACACACCTGACACCTTGCCATCTGGACCAATTGGGTTTGTTTCCTCCGTGATTGTCCTCTTGCTGAATGTGACCATCCTCCACGGCCTCTCACTGCACCACCCTCACCACGTTGTCTGGCTCTTCCACGCTGGTACCCCCTAACATACAGAGCACTCTCTGGTGTTTCTGCACTGCCACCCTCGTCCTTAGTCATGAAGACCGGCTCACTCTTTATCTCAGTGACTGGTTTTGTTAATTCCTGCACACCCTTACTATCTTTTTCTCCGATGTTGCCAGAAAACACACTGTTTAACGTAGATTTCATATTATCATACGATACCTCTGCGATTGCTGACATCACTAGTTGCTGCTCACTGTCACTTAAACCACATGATGCAAGAAGCATAAACGCCATTACGGGATCAGGTAGTTCCATTTCTTGTTTCTTGAACTTAAAGTATGTGTGCTCAAACTCAGAAACGAACTTCCTTATTTCCGTATTCTCTGATCTTCTGAGATTATACAACTCTTGAAAGGCCGTAAACTGCCGACGCCCTTTTTCAGCAAGAAACAAACTGTCAAGTTTTTCTATGATAGTTTTcacaccattttctttttttagatcgcTTGTCTCCAGTTCCGAGGTTGCCACTCTGGCGCGCCCTTCCAAGGACAGGTGTATAGCTAGTGCTTGTTTGCTCTTCGGCAGTTCGGTCAGTTCACACCATATGTCTATGTCCTTCTTCCAGCTTTCATATGCGTTTTCATCACTGAACTTAGGTGGCCACTTGCTTGACGCCATTATGATCTCtccaaccacgctctgctaccagtgttAAACGCAAAAATCTATCCAACTCAATGTTACTAACTCGCTGTTCCTAGAAGACTGCCGCAGGTCCAATCATTCACGGCCTACATTTCttgtgatgacgtcatggcatgtcacgtgacgtaccacgtgatacatgcgcacagattgtataacgaatatacatatacaaaatagaaTCTTTTATTTAGCTGCATATCTTACGTTATATGCAGCAAcactaacgtatatatatatatatatatatatatatatatatctatatatatatatatatatatatatatatatattatatatatatatatatatttttaccagtcatatgtatacatatacatatatatatatatatatatatatatatatatatatatattatatatgtatacatatgactggtaaaaatgttctgtaacaacagaattccatctaataaaaggagcccataaaaacaccaaaatgtagagagaaaagtactatatttcagag
Encoded proteins:
- the LOC135199734 gene encoding uncharacterized protein LOC135199734 yields the protein MYLSVKNLLLNLGAKVCTLDPALFWLRDGKAEGVVCIHVDDFLWAGTPEFKRQVIDQLRETFTIGSSETKAFKYVGINVVSNKNGSIALDQFQYAMTLKPIPVSRQRAAVKSAELSDSEKSEYRAMIGQLSWIATHTRPDISFDTCELSGLRCNATVSDLMRLLKVIERVKTDNVKLYMPRMRNLEECHLECFSDASFANLKGNGSQGGFVIFLRDNDMERCPVFWQTRKIRRCGQVHPIS